The DNA region GTTCCCACTTCCTGTCTCTTGGAGTGCTCTTCGTCATTGTGTGATGAATCTgtgaaaatgaattttaaaatacatgtttgtcacGCTTGTCAATACCACTGACATTACAATATCACAATTAGTCCTAAACCAGCTACCATTtcgggttaaaaaaacaaataaacccagaattaaataaaatacaacatctcTAGCACTATCTGTGATCTAGACCTTGTCTTGCAGAGTAAGCAAACggagaacagaaaacagacaagCAATCCTGCGTCTCCGTCAACGCCACATCACACAGGGTAGGCCTAATTCATGCAATATTCGTGTATACATGAATTCACCCGCTATGCTTAAATCTTTCCTTTATTTATACCTAGTCGTGTGATTCAACATGTGTTTCTCAATTGCTCGTGTTTGATGGAACGCTGAAGCGCCATAATGACGTGATCCACCAGATAATGGGCTTTTTGCAGCATGTTTAAAATCATCTCCCCAAGTGGCGCACGGTACTTAATCATGGTGTATAAAACACACGTAGAACACGTCGCAATGTATTTCGAAACGACAATGACTGCTGTGTGTCCGTAGAAAACAACATTATGTATTACTCACCAGCTGCTTGCAACGCAGTGATGGCGCTTGTTGCTGTGCAGATTTCTCCCTCTGGGCGAGTGAACATTTAACCATGCACGTTCTGTTGACCAATAAAATGTGACGCACTGAGCTTGTATTCctacattttgataaaaaaaaaaaaaaaaaaaaaaaaaaaaaaaaaaaaaaaaaagcgaaagtgtgttttaacaaaagaaaaagtggCACCTCAACTATTTGACATTTTATAGGATCATATAAAGGTATTTGTtaacatataaacatatatgAGCATAATATATacggtaaaacaaaacacagaggttCTGTCTGTGATACAAGTTGATATGCACCCGAGAGGTCACCGGGCAGTCCGGCGACTCTGACCTTCACTGCGGTGGAAATCCGTTTGTATTTTACACAGTGCCCAATACTGGATTTTGTTATAATAGTATtacattataatttatttaaagtatggATGTGGTGTAATTTCCATCTGATGCAAACGAtctgataaaatacatttcatatggCTGTATTTACCTTTTTCCTATATGCCAGCAAACCAAGTGCAGCTAATGTTGATTTAACACGAGGGTTTCAACCGGGGGTACGCCTTCCCCTGAGGGTGCTATGGGTCATATCTGGTacgcaggacgactcagaaatgcaaaaataaaaatgaaagtaaaagaaaatagtgATCTCCTGAATTTTTTAAGGTATTTTATATAATCGCTAAACAATcttcattaatttaattaatttcaaaattatcatccacctgtacgcatgcgtAATTTCGATTGCGCGTATTGCCACTCAGATGTTGCTATACCTGGCCAAGTAGGTGTTTGGCAAGTCTGGCTGCATGTTAGTTACAGCATAGCGGCTGTTGGAATTTGTTCATTTGGAATATGCAACAGCCACTGGAAGTTATAGTCCCGTTGGataatttttatgttggctttaataatagttttatcttgaggttaatgtttttgatattgtaaacattttaaatggcacacaattatgctgagatgggaagtaaatggtaacgtgataaacatttacagtgcagaatgttttgtattatttataataactttgccaaatagaaagcgACTACGTTGTGTTTCTGAGGCGATTGTAATGAAAAgtttttaagaattactgtttagTATTCTGTCTTAAATCAGTAGTGTGTCAGTCCCAAACTCTTGTGACCGAGACTACATATTAAATAAACGGGGGGATTAATTCGGTAATCAGATTATTCTACCTTTTATTGAGCGAACTTTGTGAAAGAGTACTTGAACTGAAACCTCAAGGCACAAggggtacagttttaaataaaagttgCAAACCACAGATCTAGCATATAAACAATATCGAACAGATACATTTCCATGTGAGACTATATAAAACACAGATTATTATTCATTTGAAGAttttaaagactattttaaaatgtttgtattattatttatttatttattattagccgCCCTTATCCACGATTTCAGAATAAACCAGAAATGAATACAACACAGTGCAAATTGGGAGATAAcgtataatacattaaaatgtggaaTAATAGTGAGGTAACTAGAAAGCATACGCGGTCATActatatttaccatagtttaacaCTAccgcagtatatacagtattgtggaTTTACCTAATTCTGTGCATTTAGCTTTTTAACACTACACGGTTTTAATAAGTATCGATAAAACGCTTAAGATGGTTTATATAGAAATGAAGGTCACATTTTCTGGGCGTATGGAAAACCCTGTTTAATAACGCGTTTATATGAAGACGTGGTTTTTCTATATTAGCATTACTAACTTACATTTTTCACtcacaaaacatttacaaatcacGTTATAAAttactaaatgaaaaacaataaataaacacacaaagaaGTAAATCAATTACTGCGTTTTATAAACACCCATGTGGCGTAGGCCCAAATAGCAAAGTAAAACTGAACCCGTGTGGAGTGAAGGTGTCGACTGATCAAATGAGTTAGTTCTCAAGTCGTTTACAAATTAGCAAAATaccttgtcaaaaaaaaaaaatactaggaaTAGCCAGTCCAAAGTAAGACTGGGATCCAACGGGAGCGGTGTCAAGAGTATAGTACATCACTATCACATTTCCTTGTTTACACAGCCAACTATATACACGGATGATCAGATTGGAAAgttttaccacatcaatgataagATGTGTTCTAATCACCCTAGCTCTATATGATATCTGATACTGCACCATTTTCGTCAAACCTACATTAACTTAAATGCACAGCCATATGTTAATACACGACATGGCATTTATAAGCTTCTCATAGGACAAATTAATTTGACAAATATTACAAACTACAGGGGATAATTGTACATTATTCTAGACAGCGTGAAATACAAAATTATGGAACGAACGTTTAATATATAACCATAactaaatttaatttataaacataACTAAATTCAATGAGCAACATTTTGGTGATCTGCACAACATCTACGTTACGTCATGAAATGCTGTGTGTAAATAACAGTAGCCCTACACTGTGTTGTGTGGGGGAAGGTGACTGGTCCATTTCCACAAGGTTGTACAACCGGTTTTATACTAATATGCCTGCGGAAAAATACTTTGTCTACGCTACTGTTTGTTTTGATACTTCAGCAGTAAGACCAGGAACTAAATCGTTTCCTTCTTTTAACGAGCACatcatatttctttcttttttttatcctctGCCCCGCAGGTTACACAACTCCACATTTGACGTAAGGTAAGGTCTTTAccctgggtttaaaaaaaacaatgacaaataaaACCACTGTATGCTTGTTTTTAAACCGGTTAAATGCTCAGCAGAGGGCGCTGTTAATATGTACATGCTCTCTGATTCTCAGCGATCATGTTCCTCTTTCTCCCCAGTCCTTGCGAGCTCCTCTCTTTGATGAGAAAGTCTGATTATTATTTCCGGACAGACTGGAAATTCTGGCCAGTCAAAGCGATCATGGCGTCGGTACTCGGCTGCTGTTTGAGATGGTGCGGAGACGGAGGATCGGGGCATGTTCCTTTGAAAGAAATGCCTGCAGTCCAGCTAGACACACACCACATGGGTAAGGGAGACCATatctatctaaatatatatatatatatatatatatatatatatatatatatatatatatagcaatagcAATCCTCACATAGATTAGAGGCATAATCAACAACAGTGAGACGGAGGGAAATGACAAGAGCTCTGatcaatacactgtacagtagtACTGTCCAGGAAGGTGTGTGGCTGAATATAATCTGAcgtgtttaaaaaagaataaatacataacattgATTGAAATAACTTTCCAGCAAGAAGAGCGGGTACATGTTTGTTGATATATCCATATGAGGATtcgacttttttgttttactatgaatGTACTGTTGTACTTTGCGGGTAGTTCAACATTGCTATTATTAATTATGTTCTAAACGAATGTAGTCTCATATACCCAAAGGTCCTTCTCAGTAGACCGGtacagattttgtgtgtgtgtgtgtatatatatatatatatatatatctcaacaacatttttttgtatacCGAACCATTTTCATTCATTACTACACTGGTAGAGATTTACAGTATCTGGGGATCAGCATAGTTTTATTATTGCCCCAAGCAGAATGCCAAAATATGTTCATGCAGTAATGTACACGGTGAAGGGcctacacatttaaataaacaaaatggaagGACACCGTAATCGGTTTGTACTGAGTCTTTAAAATGAACCAGaattgaaaatatttcaaatggtGACCATACAGTAACTTACAGTAACGCCCACCACAGATATACATTGCAGTTGCAGTGGACAGCATGCACGCGAAGATTGATAAACAAGTTGCATAACGTAGATGTCATTTTCTGAATGTAcaaaatgcagcagttttgacAAATCCATTTTGACCAGTATTGCAGTTgagtcagggatggaaataagactcccattgcatagcagttgacTCCACTCCTTGTTTTACAATGAATCCAATAAGACACTATTGagcgtgttacctatacactggggcgaGTCAAGCACATGAGAAccttgaatgggtgaaactgatgTGAAATAGGAGTTTTATGTCCATCCCTGTTCATGATTGGGCTAGAGGTCAGTATTGATAACACCTGTGCACCTGTGGTTCACTGTAAATGTGTAAGGTTTGCagtctgtgcatgtgtgtctctATTTATAATGACTATGACTTGTTAGCAGTCTTccatatatttactatatacttTGATAAtgggtgttttgtttattctcctTTCTGACGAATATCTGTTGTTGTGTGTGCTATTTAGCCCTTTTACCCTGTAACTGATATTTTTCCTCGTTCTGTTCTTTAGAGCAAACAATTGCAATTCAATCCTGTGTCTCTTGAATTACCGAAGAACAGACATGCATGCAGTTATCACGGGCCCCTGTGGTGTGATAAATGTTTCATTTAGAACCACAAGCAAAGCAGATGCATTCCAGCAAGTTATTAatccaaaaacaaaatgctgatgTTGGAAATATGCTGTTTCAtttctgtgtataataataataatagttttgtttttttccatgctCACATTTATAGGAACAGATGTTGTTATCGTCAAAAGTGGCAGAAGAATATGTGGCACGGGTGGCTGCTTAGCAAATGCTCCTTTACATCAGAATAAGAGCTATTTTGAATTCAAAATCCAGTCCACAGGTTAGTAAttgggtgtgtgttttgttttgtttccatgaaACTCTAGAACAGTAAACTATTATTGACAGTCTGCTCATTTTATGAGGTAACGCTCTGTTGGTTTGAATATGGGATAATCCGTGCCTGGTGATTACCAAGAGAATATTTACACAAGACCAGCATTAGTAAACAGTATGAAATGCCAACATTCTTGCTAAAGTATTTCATTTATGAAACTCTTTTGATATTAAAGTTTACAGTTCCCCCGGTCTGTGCAGTTTTGATGTTGTGAGCTCTTGTGTTTGATCTGAACCATGGCAAAGAAGTTGTATCTAATTCAATTGTGATGC from Polyodon spathula isolate WHYD16114869_AA unplaced genomic scaffold, ASM1765450v1 scaffolds_967, whole genome shotgun sequence includes:
- the LOC121309192 gene encoding uncharacterized protein LOC121309192 — protein: MSNILVICTTSTLRHEMLCVNNSSPTLCCVGEGDWSISTRLYNRFYTNMPAEKYFVYATVCFDTSAVRPGTKSFPSFNEHIIFLSFFYPLPRRLHNSTFDVSPCELLSLMRKSDYYFRTDWKFWPVKAIMASVLGCCLRWCGDGGSGHVPLKEMPAVQLDTHHMGTDVVIVKSGRRICGTGGCLANAPLHQNKSYFEFKIQSTG